A window of Fluoribacter dumoffii NY 23 contains these coding sequences:
- a CDS encoding NAD-dependent epimerase/dehydratase family protein: MNVYWDVQQNMMQNQSTWLITGVAGFIGSNLLEALLRLNQKIIGLDNFCTGTKSNLEEVARKFPQQFQANFKLIEGDICSAEDCERVMDGVDFILHHAAAVSVPLSIQFPEHTNAVNVSGFINILNAAKKAGVKRLVYASSSAVYGDSPIAKKNEGCGLAPLSPYAVSKYANELYAKSFGVCLGLEAIGLRYFNIYGPKQNPKGEYAAVIPLWIDSILKGKPVYVFGDGSSCRDFCYIDDVVQANLLAALTTKSSALNQVYNIGCGMEITLTQLLNYLQETMEEKFEVTYQEFRTGDIKISSADISSAMRNLGFVPATPPKEGLIKTINYYKEQNKSFELRAEEKRVLESAS; encoded by the coding sequence ATGAATGTATATTGGGATGTTCAACAAAATATGATGCAAAATCAATCAACCTGGTTGATAACAGGTGTTGCAGGCTTTATTGGTTCCAATCTGTTAGAAGCATTATTAAGGCTTAATCAAAAGATTATTGGATTAGATAATTTTTGCACGGGAACGAAGTCAAATTTGGAAGAGGTAGCCCGAAAATTTCCCCAGCAATTTCAGGCCAATTTTAAATTGATTGAAGGCGATATTTGCTCGGCTGAAGATTGTGAGCGAGTGATGGATGGCGTCGATTTTATCCTGCACCATGCTGCGGCAGTCAGTGTGCCATTATCCATCCAGTTTCCTGAGCATACCAATGCAGTCAATGTCTCAGGTTTTATAAATATCCTCAATGCCGCGAAAAAAGCGGGGGTGAAAAGGCTGGTTTATGCCTCCTCGAGCGCAGTATATGGTGATTCACCAATAGCAAAAAAAAATGAAGGCTGCGGCCTTGCCCCCTTATCCCCTTATGCAGTATCAAAATATGCAAACGAGTTGTATGCCAAAAGCTTTGGGGTTTGTCTGGGATTAGAAGCAATTGGTCTTCGCTATTTTAATATTTATGGTCCAAAACAAAACCCAAAAGGTGAATATGCCGCAGTCATTCCTTTATGGATTGATTCAATTTTAAAAGGCAAGCCGGTATATGTCTTTGGGGATGGTAGCAGTTGCCGCGATTTTTGTTATATAGATGATGTAGTTCAGGCCAATTTACTCGCGGCTTTAACCACAAAATCATCGGCATTGAATCAAGTATACAATATTGGATGTGGTATGGAGATAACTTTAACCCAGTTATTAAACTACCTGCAAGAAACGATGGAAGAGAAATTCGAGGTAACCTATCAAGAGTTTAGAACAGGAGATATTAAGATTTCATCTGCTGATATTTCGAGTGCCATGCGTAACTTGGGATTTGTCCCAGCTACTCCGCCTAAAGAAGGATTAATCAAAACCATAAATTATTATAAAGAACAAAATAAGTCATTCGAACTTCGAGCTGAGGAGAAAAGGGTTCTGGAATCCGCATCATAA